From a single Phragmites australis chromosome 7, lpPhrAust1.1, whole genome shotgun sequence genomic region:
- the LOC133923899 gene encoding uncharacterized protein LOC133923899, with product MRHLGANLYTRYRSKSLVKRFKGLCLQNQQAKFNEIWRELKETTRKMMADQQAGEDQLRAQMVGGQTIVSRSRGTFSQWIAGKPAERWALIHDTHGARYSIMTTNIAEAFNNVLKGVRGLPLCAIIELTFYRTADYFRDRGNAAMKCSTRFSPKVEQIISRRRSKAHFHRSRIYDLANNDFEVMCRHRYASGYSAGDTVQQCQLGPNEVKCTCNKPKLHHIPCSHVLAACRDIGGNDGSQYVSPYFTIDALRSTWLPKMRSFNIGTNYKSIEGPKWVPYPQARRTDPGRPRSTRLQGDMDEADAVDGLRRCKLCKQPGHDRRTCPTRQ from the exons atgcgacacttgggcgcgaacctgtacacaaggtaccgcagcaagtcgcttgtaaagagattcaaagggctatgtcttcagaaccagcaggcgaagttcaatgagatatggagagagttaaaagagaccactcgcaagatgatggcagaccagcaagcaggggaggatcaactgcgggcgcaaatggttgggggccaaactatcgttagtcgttcacgtggtacatttagccagtggatagcggggaagccggcggagcgttgggcccttatccatgacactcatggtgccag gtactccatcatgacaacgaacatagcggaggcgttcaacaatgtcctgaagggagtacggggcctcccgttgtgtgccattattgagctcacattctacagaacggcggactactttcgagatcgtggtaatgctgctatgaagtgcagcacacggttttcacctaaggtggagcaaatcatatcaagaaggaggagcaaggcacactttcatcggtcgaggatctacgacttggccaacaatgactttgaggtcatgtgccgccataggtatgcttcagggtatagcgccggggacaccgtgcagcaatgtcaacttggacctaacgaggtgaagtgcacatgcaataagccaaaactgcaccatatcccgtgctcgcatgtcttagccgcttgcagggacataggtggcaatgacggatcacagtacgtatcaccgtacttcacgatcgatgcattgaggagcacatggcttccgaagatgcggtcctttaacatcggaaccaactacaaatcgatcgagggccctaagtgggtaccttatccacaagcacgacgcacagatcctggaaggcctagatctacgaggctgcaaggtgacatggatgaagcagatgctgttgatggccttcgcaggtgcaaactttgcaaacaacctggacatgacaggaggacttgcccgacccgtcagtaa